A genomic segment from Papilio machaon chromosome 20, ilPapMach1.1, whole genome shotgun sequence encodes:
- the LOC106716842 gene encoding cytochrome P450 6B5-like yields the protein MVYVLLSAVAALFAALYIYFTRTFNYWKSRNVVGPKPLPFVGNLKDSFFRRKQAIMVLKDIYDKFPKEKVVGIYRMTTPCLLIRDLDIIKNILIKDFDLFADRGVEFSDEGLGVNLFHADGERWRVLRNRFTPLFTSGKLKNMLRLMTECGDKFVNYVDEIIQTNAEHRMYPLVQRFTMASISACAFGIDLDKNMLKSLQDLDKLVFTVNYGTELDMMYPGILKKLNGSLFPKSVNTFFDNLTKTVIKQRGGVPTNRKDFVDLILELRQKKVIEGTKRNDDEDVKALELTDSIIAAQTFIFYTAGYETSASTIAYMLYELAKNPDVQDRLIAEIDEVLKRHNGEITYECLSDMPYLGQTFDETLRKYPVADLLQRNAKVDYLIPGTDVTVKKGQTIVLSGWGIHRDPKYYPNPDKFDPERFSPENERNRHSCAYLPFGAGPRNCLGMRFAKWQSQVCIVKFLSKFRVEPSKNTQFDFEYNPTRLFAFPAGDINLNIVRRQ from the exons ATGGTGTACGTTCTGTTGAGTGCTGTCGCGGCTTTATTCGCcgctttatacatttatttcaccAGAACTTTCAATTACTGGAAATCAAGAAATGTTGTCGGACCCAAGCCTCTACCATTCGTCGGAAATCTCAAGGACTCCTTCTTTAGACGAAAACAAGCGATTATGGtcttaaaagatatttacGATAAATTTCCTAAAGAGAAAGTCGTTGGAATTTATAGAATGACAACACCATGTCTGTTGATACGTGATTTAGACATAatcaagaatattttaataaaagacttTGATTTATTCGCTGACAGAGGAGTCGAATTCAGTGACGAGGGTCTTGGTGTTAACCTTTTCCATGCCGACGGCGAGAGATGGAGAGTTTTAAGAAACCGTTTCACTCCTCTCTTCACTTCGGGAAAGCTGAAGAACATGTTGCGTCTTATGACGGAGTGTGGAGacaaatttgttaattatgtcgacgaaattattcaaactaatGCGGAACATCGTATGTACCCCCTCGTTCAAAGATTCACAATGGCATCGATCTCGGCTTGTGCCTTCGGTAtagatttagataaaaatatgttgaaatCTCTGCAAGATTTGGACAAATTAGTTTTCACCGTAAATTACGGCACCGAGCTAGATATGATGTATCCTggaatattgaaaaagttaaatgGCTCACTCTTTCCAAAGagtgtaaatacatttttcgacaaccttactaaaactgtcATTAAACAAAGAGGTGGTGTGCCGACAAACAGAAAGGACTTCGtggatttaattttagaattgaGACAAAAGAAAGTAATTGAAGGAACGAAAAGAAACGACGACGAGGATGTGAAGGCGCTCGAACTGACCGACAGCATCATTGCAGCGCAGACGTTCATATTCTACACCGCTGGTTACGAAACCAGCGCCTCCACCATAGCCTACATGTTGTACGAACTGGCCAAAAATCCCGATGTTCAAGATAGACTCATTGCAGAAATCGATGAGGTTCTTAAACGCCATAATGGGGAAATAACTTACGAATGCTTGAGCGACATGCCGTATTTAGGTCAGACGTTTGATGAAACTTTGAGAAAATACCCGGTCGCAGATCTTTTGCAGCGCAACGCCAAAGTTGACTACCTTATTCCGGGCACTGATGTTACCGTTAAGAAAGGGCAAACCATAGTTTTATCCGGTTGGGGAATACATCGTGACCCGAAATACTACCCCAACCCAGACAAATTTGACCCCGAAAGATTCAGTCCGGAAAATGAGAGAAACAGACATTCCTGTGCTTATTTACCATTTGGTGCTGGTCCCAGAAATTGTCTAG GCATGCGGTTTGCTAAGTGGCAGTCACAAGTATGCATCGTGAAGTTTCTGTCGAAATTCCGCGTGGAACCTTCGAAAAATACACAGTTTGACTTCGAATATAATCCCACGCGTTTGTTTGCTTTCCCCGCcggtgatattaatttaaatattgtgagGAGGCAGTAA